In Sporosarcina sp. PTS2304, a genomic segment contains:
- the rpmG gene encoding 50S ribosomal protein L33 yields MRVNITLACTECAERNYTSKKNKRNNPERIEMNKYCSREKKHTLHRETK; encoded by the coding sequence ATGCGCGTAAATATTACACTCGCTTGCACGGAATGTGCAGAGCGCAATTATACTTCAAAGAAAAACAAGCGTAACAATCCAGAGCGTATCGAAATGAACAAATATTGCTCACGTGAAAAAAAGCACACGTTGCACCGTGAAACGAAATAA
- a CDS encoding 5-formyltetrahydrofolate cyclo-ligase — protein sequence MEKQILRNQILKQLHQLTPSDHEQKSAEIREKFLASDEFKNAHTIGITLSRFPEVATHHLIESAWQAGKRIAIPKCIAAAREMDFRLITSFDQTETVYMDLLEPRVESTVSVAPEEIDLQIVPGVVYTAEGYRIGFGGGYYDRYLVDYPFETVSLAFERQMTDTIERESHDIPVSYIFTEQRRIDCQKARETNE from the coding sequence ATGGAAAAGCAAATTCTTCGCAACCAGATTTTGAAGCAACTACATCAATTAACTCCATCTGATCACGAACAAAAATCAGCTGAAATACGTGAGAAATTTCTTGCTTCGGATGAATTTAAGAATGCACATACGATCGGAATCACGCTTTCAAGGTTTCCGGAAGTCGCAACGCATCACTTGATCGAAAGCGCTTGGCAAGCTGGAAAAAGAATTGCGATTCCTAAATGTATCGCTGCCGCTAGAGAAATGGATTTTCGCCTCATTACATCATTTGATCAGACGGAAACTGTCTATATGGATTTACTCGAGCCGCGCGTAGAATCTACTGTATCTGTAGCGCCTGAAGAAATTGATCTTCAAATTGTGCCAGGTGTCGTCTATACAGCAGAAGGGTATCGCATTGGATTTGGCGGAGGATACTATGATCGCTACTTAGTAGATTATCCTTTTGAAACAGTATCACTGGCATTTGAACGACAAATGACCGATACTATAGAGAGGGAATCTCATGATATTCCTGTTTCATATATTTTTACTGAACAACGTAGAATAGACTGTCAGAAAGCACGTGAAACAAATGAATGA
- a CDS encoding YqgQ family protein — MNEFYDVLQLLKKFGVIIYTGNKRQDSIVMESEIKELFDHQFIDKQTYLQALLVLRREINKL, encoded by the coding sequence ATGAATGAATTTTATGATGTACTTCAATTACTGAAGAAGTTTGGCGTTATTATATATACAGGAAATAAAAGACAAGACAGTATAGTAATGGAGTCGGAAATAAAAGAGCTGTTCGATCATCAATTTATCGATAAGCAAACGTATTTACAAGCATTGTTAGTATTACGAAGAGAAATTAACAAGTTATAG
- a CDS encoding LTA synthase family protein: MSKISWPKHSVLIIAVIATWLTTYIGYITSFNMKIDNAMQQFILFINPLAFLLFIYGIALFIKKTKTRNRYILTVSILTSVVMFSNAVFYRFFTDFITLPLLFQTSNFADLSSSITENMRFLDVFFFTDVLLVLVAIKFIPQATVQVTERKVGRKVYFAATATLLMFNLAMAEAQRPQLLTRSFDRELLVKNIGTYNYHLYDLFVQSKSHAQRTFADGTELTEIENYVKANHAQPDPDMFGVAKGRNVIIVSLESLQNFVINNDMDGHEVTPFLNELTNDKDTFYFDNFYHQTGLGKTSDSEFIVENSLYGRNGSAVFFTNSGNTYDSLSERMGENGYFTSVMHPNSKSFWNRDIMYKALDVQKFYDVDSYTIGEGEAVNWGMKDIPFFHQSVEMMKEMPQPFETRMITLTNHHPFDLDEEDKLIPEYTSNSNTLNKYFQTVRYMDEAVKEFFTDLKESGLYDNSIIVMYGDHYGISENHNKAMGMYMDKEITPLDNAELQKVPMFIHIPGYGEGKKMDELAGQLDVRPTILHLLGIDTKSDMQFGSDVFSPDHEPFVIFRDGRLITENYIYAQEVCYDVETREPTDQAACDPYVERATTELNYSDALINGDLLRFKEHPEGSPELKERK; this comes from the coding sequence ATGAGTAAGATTTCATGGCCTAAGCATTCCGTACTCATTATCGCCGTAATCGCTACTTGGTTGACTACCTACATCGGGTATATTACAAGTTTCAATATGAAAATCGATAATGCGATGCAACAGTTTATTTTATTTATTAACCCATTAGCATTTTTGCTGTTTATTTATGGGATTGCATTATTCATCAAAAAAACGAAAACACGTAATCGCTATATTTTAACAGTGAGCATTTTAACTTCAGTTGTCATGTTTAGTAACGCGGTATTTTATCGTTTTTTCACAGACTTTATTACACTGCCATTATTATTCCAAACGAGTAACTTTGCAGATTTAAGTTCTTCTATTACGGAAAATATGCGTTTTCTAGATGTTTTCTTCTTTACGGATGTTTTGCTTGTTTTAGTAGCGATTAAATTCATTCCTCAAGCTACTGTTCAAGTGACTGAAAGAAAAGTAGGACGCAAAGTGTATTTCGCTGCGACTGCTACGTTGCTAATGTTCAACTTGGCGATGGCTGAAGCGCAACGTCCACAATTACTGACACGAAGCTTTGACCGTGAATTGCTAGTCAAAAATATCGGAACGTATAACTATCACTTATATGATTTATTCGTTCAATCAAAATCACATGCACAGCGGACGTTCGCTGATGGTACAGAGCTAACAGAAATTGAAAACTACGTGAAAGCCAATCACGCACAGCCAGACCCGGATATGTTCGGCGTAGCGAAAGGCCGTAACGTCATTATTGTTTCACTGGAATCTCTGCAAAATTTCGTGATTAACAATGATATGGATGGACATGAGGTTACGCCATTCTTAAACGAATTGACAAATGACAAAGACACATTTTATTTCGATAACTTCTATCATCAAACAGGCTTAGGGAAAACATCAGATTCAGAGTTTATCGTAGAAAATTCATTGTATGGTCGTAATGGCAGTGCCGTATTCTTCACGAATAGCGGAAATACTTACGATTCATTGTCTGAACGTATGGGCGAGAATGGATATTTTACAAGCGTTATGCACCCGAACAGTAAGAGTTTCTGGAACCGTGACATTATGTATAAAGCATTGGATGTTCAAAAGTTCTATGATGTAGATAGTTATACGATCGGTGAAGGGGAAGCGGTCAACTGGGGCATGAAAGACATTCCGTTCTTCCATCAATCAGTAGAAATGATGAAAGAAATGCCACAGCCGTTTGAAACACGTATGATTACGTTAACGAACCATCACCCGTTCGATTTGGATGAAGAAGACAAGCTTATTCCTGAATATACGTCTAACTCCAACACATTAAATAAGTATTTCCAAACAGTTCGTTATATGGACGAGGCTGTAAAAGAATTCTTCACTGATTTAAAAGAAAGTGGACTATATGACAATTCAATTATTGTCATGTACGGAGATCACTATGGAATTTCTGAAAACCATAACAAAGCAATGGGCATGTACATGGATAAAGAAATTACCCCGCTAGATAATGCGGAGCTTCAAAAGGTGCCTATGTTTATTCATATTCCTGGGTACGGTGAAGGAAAGAAAATGGATGAGCTTGCTGGACAGTTAGATGTTCGTCCGACAATTCTCCACTTGCTCGGAATTGATACGAAATCAGATATGCAATTTGGCTCCGATGTATTCTCACCCGATCATGAGCCGTTTGTCATTTTCCGTGACGGTCGTCTCATAACAGAGAATTATATTTATGCACAAGAAGTTTGTTATGATGTGGAAACGCGGGAACCAACAGATCAGGCTGCGTGTGATCCGTATGTAGAGCGCGCCACAACAGAATTGAATTATTCGGATGCATTGATCAACGGAGACTTACTTCGCTTCAAAGAGCATCCAGAAGGCAGTCCAGAGTTAAAAGAAAGAAAATAA
- a CDS encoding DUF2759 family protein, whose product MNLLVIIFGLIAILAVFGTVQAFKERNLLSIVFNVVTVVVIGGFTIATVIYAGYPPQLHK is encoded by the coding sequence ATGAATTTATTAGTAATCATTTTTGGATTGATTGCAATTTTAGCAGTCTTTGGAACGGTCCAAGCTTTTAAAGAGCGGAATCTATTAAGTATTGTTTTCAATGTGGTAACGGTTGTAGTTATCGGAGGATTTACGATCGCTACTGTCATATATGCAGGATACCCGCCACAGTTACACAAATAA
- a CDS encoding MBL fold metallo-hydrolase codes for MRVHTYPLGPIQTNCYIVVDDQKNCLVFDPGYDGEALLAELRKLSVKPLAVLLTHAHFDHIGAVDTVRDAYNIPVYLHVAEKKWMSDAMLNGSGKYPVLPDVVCKPADILLEDEKSLEIGPFMIETRRTPGHSPGSVTYVFEDGNFAIVGDTLFQSGIGRTDLPGGNTETLLTSIHEQLLSLDDDTIVYSGHGPATTVGNEKDTNPYLHGF; via the coding sequence TTGAGAGTACATACCTATCCTTTAGGTCCGATTCAAACGAATTGTTATATTGTGGTGGACGATCAGAAAAATTGTTTAGTGTTCGATCCCGGATACGACGGAGAAGCGTTGCTTGCTGAATTGCGAAAGTTATCCGTAAAGCCGTTAGCGGTGTTATTAACTCATGCACATTTCGATCATATCGGTGCGGTAGACACGGTGCGTGATGCGTATAATATTCCCGTTTATTTGCATGTGGCGGAAAAGAAATGGATGAGTGATGCGATGTTGAACGGGTCAGGCAAATATCCAGTGCTTCCCGATGTAGTATGTAAACCGGCAGATATCTTATTGGAAGATGAGAAGTCATTAGAAATAGGGCCGTTTATGATAGAAACACGCCGTACACCTGGACATTCGCCAGGAAGTGTTACCTACGTCTTTGAAGACGGGAACTTTGCCATTGTAGGAGATACGTTATTCCAGAGCGGCATCGGCCGTACAGATTTGCCAGGCGGGAATACAGAGACGTTGCTGACTTCGATTCATGAACAATTGCTGTCACTGGATGACGACACAATTGTTTATTCGGGACATGGTCCTGCCACTACGGTAGGAAACGAAAAAGATACCAATCCCTATTTACATGGCTTTTAA
- a CDS encoding DUF2626 domain-containing protein has translation MDNMFKLCGFWTGIFAVMFYVGHMVPASLLLVASTIFFILLGYLKLSERMYVYLFGAYLMIFMVGFSYYSIFIHVPGGGH, from the coding sequence ATGGATAATATGTTTAAACTTTGCGGATTCTGGACAGGTATTTTTGCAGTTATGTTCTATGTAGGACACATGGTACCTGCTTCTTTACTGCTGGTCGCAAGCACGATCTTCTTTATACTACTTGGATACTTGAAACTTTCAGAGCGTATGTACGTATACCTATTCGGAGCATACTTAATGATCTTTATGGTTGGTTTCAGTTACTATTCCATTTTTATTCACGTACCAGGTGGAGGACACTAA
- the comGA gene encoding competence type IV pilus ATPase ComGA: MKINENPIEKTCFQLLEKAIQSEATDMHFVPTAEGYDVTIRKHSVFSKIGQFPHMLGSRLVSFYKFLSSLDISEQRRPQSGSFHRSFSEHNYSFRVSTIPSIQLRESVAIRIQRHDKIVPLPELCMNPEWTKELSEAIANKQGLFLVTGPTGSGKTTTLYSLTSHCVATLQRHVISLEDPVENNHSHLLQIQVNERSGITYSAGLKAILRHSPDVIMIGEIRDAETAKIAVEAALTGHLVLSTIHAKDPVGCLYRLLDLGIHVEELRQTIIAISAQRLVTKHSGETAAIFEILNEVAIAEATEAIAAGQRFTSPSDQNIEKQLLLYETVTDHAK; this comes from the coding sequence ATGAAAATTAATGAAAATCCTATAGAAAAAACATGCTTTCAGTTACTGGAGAAAGCCATTCAGTCAGAAGCGACAGATATGCATTTTGTTCCGACTGCAGAAGGTTATGACGTGACGATCCGCAAACACTCAGTGTTCTCGAAAATCGGTCAATTTCCCCATATGCTAGGAAGTCGTCTAGTTTCATTTTATAAATTTCTATCGTCGTTAGACATTAGTGAACAGCGTAGACCTCAAAGCGGTTCCTTTCATCGGTCATTTTCCGAACATAACTATTCCTTCCGTGTCTCCACCATCCCTTCTATTCAGTTGCGAGAAAGTGTCGCTATTCGTATTCAGAGACATGACAAAATCGTTCCGCTTCCTGAATTATGTATGAATCCGGAGTGGACAAAAGAATTATCAGAAGCAATTGCCAATAAACAAGGACTATTTCTCGTCACAGGTCCTACAGGTTCAGGAAAAACAACAACGCTGTATTCATTGACATCGCATTGTGTAGCTACACTGCAGCGTCACGTCATCTCGCTAGAAGACCCTGTGGAAAATAACCATAGTCATTTATTGCAAATCCAAGTGAATGAGCGGTCTGGAATTACGTATTCTGCTGGATTAAAGGCGATTTTACGTCATTCTCCAGACGTCATTATGATCGGTGAAATCCGCGATGCCGAAACTGCTAAAATTGCAGTAGAAGCGGCTTTAACAGGTCATTTAGTTCTTAGTACGATTCATGCGAAAGATCCCGTTGGTTGCTTATACCGTTTACTGGACTTAGGGATACATGTAGAAGAACTTAGACAAACGATCATTGCAATTTCTGCCCAGCGTTTAGTTACTAAGCATTCGGGTGAAACAGCCGCGATTTTTGAGATTTTGAATGAAGTAGCTATTGCAGAAGCAACGGAAGCGATCGCTGCTGGTCAACGGTTTACTTCACCGAGCGATCAGAACATTGAGAAGCAATTGTTGCTTTATGAAACGGTAACAGACCATGCAAAATAA
- the comGB gene encoding competence type IV pilus assembly protein ComGB, protein MQNKRFSRKRSRRKLVKPAEFLHRLSVLLEEGYTFHEGLILILPYHTKDYEDSLRQVEIELKSGYGVSHVLKSLGFSKSLMLPITIAEVDGNLLRALNEVANRLNYKMEKQKQIQKLLAYPAVLFSFLLLLLVAFRQFFLPNFEALTVMRANEQSGVVQLLPHIVSFIPDLLLIISAIGFVSYVCVKVWVKRLTSEQLLKIILKLPIAGTFFKEMKTRDFASELGSLLQSGLSLQSALKVLKEQTEDPILAVMTSQLNSYVIYGESLHESIKLTDGLSARLADFAKHGADTGYLSKELMIYSEHTGQQLEEKINQWMTILQPALFGILAVCILLSYLSILLPVYKMIDSI, encoded by the coding sequence ATGCAAAATAAACGGTTCTCGCGTAAGCGGTCGAGGCGGAAATTAGTTAAACCTGCTGAGTTTTTGCATAGATTATCAGTGTTGTTGGAAGAAGGTTATACGTTTCACGAAGGATTGATCCTAATTTTGCCTTATCACACGAAAGATTATGAGGACTCTTTAAGACAAGTGGAAATAGAATTGAAAAGTGGTTACGGCGTTTCACACGTATTGAAAAGTCTTGGTTTTAGTAAAAGTCTCATGTTGCCTATAACGATTGCAGAGGTAGATGGAAATTTACTGCGCGCATTAAATGAAGTAGCAAATCGTTTGAATTATAAAATGGAAAAGCAAAAGCAAATTCAAAAATTACTAGCCTACCCCGCGGTATTATTTTCATTTCTCTTACTGCTCCTTGTAGCATTTCGCCAATTTTTCTTACCAAACTTTGAAGCATTGACCGTTATGCGCGCGAACGAACAATCAGGAGTAGTCCAGCTTCTGCCCCATATCGTTTCATTTATCCCTGACTTGTTATTGATTATTTCAGCAATAGGTTTCGTAAGTTATGTATGTGTGAAAGTATGGGTGAAGAGATTAACATCCGAACAACTATTGAAAATAATACTGAAATTACCGATAGCGGGAACGTTTTTCAAAGAAATGAAGACGCGAGATTTTGCGAGTGAGTTAGGCAGTTTATTGCAATCGGGCTTATCATTACAAAGTGCATTGAAGGTCTTAAAGGAACAAACAGAAGATCCTATACTAGCTGTCATGACAAGTCAGCTAAATAGTTATGTAATTTATGGAGAGTCATTACATGAATCCATTAAATTAACCGACGGACTTTCTGCGCGGTTAGCTGATTTCGCAAAACATGGGGCAGATACTGGTTATCTTTCGAAAGAGTTAATGATTTACAGTGAACATACCGGACAGCAACTTGAAGAAAAAATCAATCAATGGATGACTATTTTGCAACCGGCTCTCTTCGGTATATTAGCTGTTTGTATTTTGCTTTCTTATTTATCTATATTATTGCCTGTTTATAAAATGATCGACAGTATATGA
- the comGC gene encoding competence type IV pilus major pilin ComGC — MMIVLLIITVLILIAIPNVTKHSKSIDDKGCDAYVKMVEGQIQAFKMNEKKNPTLSELTDGDYLPESPSCPDGSTIAIGTDGKVTVAKTGG; from the coding sequence ATGATGATCGTGTTGCTTATTATTACCGTACTCATATTAATCGCAATCCCGAATGTGACGAAGCATTCCAAATCAATAGATGACAAAGGATGCGATGCGTATGTGAAAATGGTTGAAGGACAGATCCAAGCGTTTAAAATGAATGAGAAAAAGAATCCTACATTGTCCGAATTAACAGATGGTGACTATTTGCCTGAAAGCCCTTCTTGCCCAGACGGCAGTACGATCGCCATTGGAACGGACGGGAAGGTAACAGTTGCGAAGACGGGCGGATAA
- a CDS encoding type II secretion system protein encodes MRRRADNRNKELGFTFVELLLVLSIVVILTSIILPFSDKRLQQQSEEDALKEFMSVVYEAQLYAITHREHIEVVFSEEGTSYLVTKLDETTLIEGRFPKGMRRGEGTKLKRLSFMPNGDLSPTGRMTFVTKTLGNVGINFQFERGRMIINE; translated from the coding sequence TTGCGAAGACGGGCGGATAATCGGAATAAAGAACTCGGATTCACATTTGTGGAACTACTTCTTGTACTGTCCATAGTCGTTATATTGACTAGTATCATCTTGCCGTTTAGCGACAAGAGACTACAACAACAATCGGAGGAAGATGCATTAAAAGAATTTATGTCAGTAGTTTACGAAGCGCAACTATATGCGATTACTCATAGAGAACATATAGAAGTGGTGTTTTCTGAAGAAGGGACATCTTATCTAGTTACAAAATTAGATGAAACGACTTTGATTGAAGGTAGATTCCCTAAAGGGATGAGAAGGGGGGAAGGCACAAAGCTAAAGCGATTAAGCTTTATGCCAAATGGTGATTTATCCCCAACTGGCCGAATGACTTTTGTTACAAAAACATTAGGAAACGTAGGAATTAATTTTCAATTCGAAAGAGGGAGGATGATCATCAATGAATGA
- the comGF gene encoding competence type IV pilus minor pilin ComGF, with translation MKKLNEKGFSLFESMIHLLLFTILIQLTIVFYFWKAPVQVVYQEELLSDWEVFSLEVQEMLEEVSIVEAPTATSVSFYNERGKITLQTYKQMIRKLVNGDGHVPLLVDLASCQFSIDNNQLTIAVKKTDGTTKEGTFAIGLYTK, from the coding sequence ATGAAAAAGCTTAATGAAAAAGGATTTTCTTTGTTTGAGAGTATGATTCATCTACTCCTATTTACGATTCTTATCCAACTGACGATCGTATTTTACTTTTGGAAAGCACCAGTACAAGTCGTTTACCAAGAAGAACTTTTGAGTGATTGGGAAGTTTTTTCGTTAGAAGTGCAAGAAATGCTGGAAGAAGTCTCAATTGTGGAAGCCCCAACGGCTACGAGCGTAAGTTTTTACAATGAGAGAGGTAAAATCACCCTGCAAACTTATAAACAAATGATCCGAAAATTAGTAAACGGTGACGGACATGTGCCGTTACTCGTTGATTTAGCATCTTGTCAGTTTTCAATCGACAACAATCAATTGACGATAGCAGTGAAAAAAACGGATGGAACTACAAAGGAAGGGACGTTTGCGATTGGATTATATACGAAATGA
- a CDS encoding shikimate kinase — MKRIYLVGFMGCGKSAIGKRLHTLTDIAFYDMDHEISEQMQLTIPEIFEKHGEPYFRQLETEFLRSFPEDYCIIATGGGVAVKPENIQLMRETGIVFFLNASFRDIWRRISTDVNRPIVQQSSRKELEALYKKRKPMYLQAGHFTVETTGKSLTDIAEYIIFQIERYQ, encoded by the coding sequence ATGAAAAGGATTTATTTAGTAGGATTTATGGGATGTGGGAAAAGCGCGATTGGTAAACGACTGCACACGCTTACGGATATTGCATTTTATGATATGGATCATGAAATATCAGAACAAATGCAACTGACAATACCTGAAATTTTTGAGAAGCACGGCGAACCGTATTTTCGCCAACTAGAAACAGAGTTTTTGCGTTCGTTTCCGGAAGACTACTGTATTATCGCAACAGGTGGCGGGGTAGCGGTAAAGCCGGAGAATATCCAATTGATGCGGGAAACGGGTATTGTTTTTTTCTTGAATGCTTCATTTCGCGATATATGGAGAAGAATCTCGACTGATGTCAACCGACCGATCGTCCAGCAATCGTCGCGTAAAGAATTGGAAGCACTTTATAAAAAGCGCAAACCGATGTATTTGCAAGCGGGGCATTTTACTGTGGAAACTACAGGGAAATCATTAACAGATATTGCAGAGTATATTATTTTTCAGATTGAAAGATATCAATAA
- the gcvT gene encoding glycine cleavage system aminomethyltransferase GcvT: MTNQLLRTPLFESYKEYGGKTIDFGGWELPVQFSSIKAEHEAVRTKAGLFDVSHMGEVLITGSGSLEYLQKLVTNDVSKLQIGQAQYTVMCNEQGGTIDDFLIYKLAEDRYLLVVNASNIDKDVAWMEKQQTENVVIENQSADYALLALQGPLAQEVLQKLTDEPLDEITFFRFKEHVQIGEGNFLVSRTGYTGENGFEIYGSPAAIQALFPKILQVGEAEGVVPAGLGARDTLRFEAGLPLYGQELSDTISPLEAGLGFVVKLNKEQDFIGKAALKEQKEQGVKRKLVGLEMIDKGIPRTGYKVYSDEQEVGEVTTGTQSPTLKKNIGFALLNTECTELGTEVEVEIRSKRLKAKVIGSPFYKRS; this comes from the coding sequence TTGACAAATCAACTATTGCGTACACCCTTATTTGAAAGTTACAAAGAGTATGGAGGAAAGACGATTGACTTTGGCGGCTGGGAATTGCCTGTACAATTTTCGAGTATTAAAGCAGAGCATGAAGCAGTCCGTACGAAAGCAGGTCTTTTCGATGTGTCTCATATGGGCGAAGTACTAATTACAGGTAGCGGATCGTTAGAGTACTTACAAAAATTAGTAACGAATGATGTGTCAAAGTTACAAATTGGGCAAGCGCAATACACCGTAATGTGTAATGAACAGGGCGGGACGATTGACGACTTTTTAATTTATAAACTTGCAGAAGACCGTTACCTTTTAGTAGTAAATGCATCTAATATCGACAAAGATGTTGCCTGGATGGAAAAGCAACAAACTGAGAATGTAGTGATTGAAAACCAATCGGCTGATTATGCGTTACTAGCACTACAAGGTCCTTTAGCGCAAGAAGTATTGCAGAAGTTAACAGATGAACCTCTAGATGAAATTACGTTTTTCCGCTTTAAAGAGCATGTACAAATTGGTGAGGGAAATTTTCTCGTTTCACGTACAGGGTATACAGGAGAGAATGGCTTTGAAATTTACGGTTCACCAGCAGCTATTCAGGCGCTATTCCCTAAAATTCTGCAAGTTGGTGAAGCTGAAGGTGTAGTGCCTGCAGGTCTTGGAGCGCGTGATACATTACGCTTTGAAGCAGGGTTGCCGCTGTACGGTCAAGAACTTTCCGATACAATTTCACCGTTAGAGGCAGGGCTTGGGTTTGTAGTGAAGCTAAATAAAGAGCAAGACTTTATCGGTAAAGCCGCACTGAAAGAACAAAAAGAGCAAGGGGTAAAGCGTAAGTTAGTAGGGCTTGAAATGATTGATAAAGGGATCCCTCGTACAGGATACAAAGTATATTCTGATGAGCAAGAAGTAGGAGAAGTCACGACTGGAACGCAATCACCTACATTAAAGAAAAATATCGGCTTTGCGTTATTGAACACAGAATGTACTGAGTTAGGAACTGAAGTGGAAGTAGAAATTCGTTCGAAACGGTTAAAGGCCAAAGTAATCGGCTCACCTTTCTATAAAAGATCATAA
- the gcvPA gene encoding aminomethyl-transferring glycine dehydrogenase subunit GcvPA — MKHRYLPMTEQDQKDMLETIGVSSIDELFSDIPEEVRFTGDYNIKPAKSETSLLKELGRLAAKNSNAQDYASFLGAGVYDHYRPVIVDHVISRSEFYTAYTPYQPEISQGELQAIFEFQTMICELTGMELANSSMYDGGTSLAEAGTLAAGHTRRKKLLVSSTVHAESRDVVTSYADGQSIEVVTIPHTDGVTCVEKLKELIDDETAAVLVQYPNFFGQVEDLQIMGEIAHDHGALFVVSANPLALGVLTPPGALGADITVGDAQPFGIAESFGGPHCGYFAVSKKLMRKVPGRLVGETTDDQGRRGYVLTLQAREQHIRRDKATSNICSNQALNALAASVAMTALGKEGVKEIAYQNIAKTAYARQAFEKAGFDVKFGPAHFNEIVVNLKSPVKEVNKRLLDQGIIGGYDLSLLDETLANHALIAVTEQRTKEEIDAFVQELEAIHA; from the coding sequence ATGAAGCATCGTTATCTTCCAATGACGGAGCAAGACCAGAAAGACATGCTTGAAACGATCGGGGTTTCTTCCATCGATGAATTGTTTTCGGATATTCCTGAAGAAGTTCGTTTTACAGGAGACTATAATATTAAGCCTGCAAAATCCGAAACTTCTTTACTGAAAGAATTAGGTCGGTTAGCGGCAAAGAACAGTAATGCGCAAGACTATGCATCGTTTTTAGGTGCGGGCGTCTACGATCATTACCGACCGGTCATTGTCGATCATGTGATTTCACGTTCAGAGTTTTATACAGCATACACGCCTTACCAGCCCGAAATTTCACAAGGAGAGCTACAGGCCATATTCGAATTCCAAACGATGATTTGTGAATTGACAGGAATGGAGTTGGCGAACTCTTCAATGTACGATGGAGGAACTTCATTAGCAGAGGCAGGAACACTTGCGGCAGGACATACACGTCGTAAGAAATTGTTAGTTTCTTCTACAGTACATGCTGAATCCCGTGACGTTGTTACATCTTATGCGGACGGACAATCCATCGAAGTCGTAACTATCCCACATACGGATGGTGTCACTTGTGTAGAGAAGTTAAAAGAATTGATTGATGATGAAACAGCAGCAGTACTCGTTCAATATCCGAACTTCTTCGGTCAAGTAGAGGATCTTCAAATAATGGGCGAAATTGCACATGATCATGGCGCGTTATTCGTAGTTTCAGCCAATCCATTGGCACTTGGAGTATTAACACCTCCAGGAGCGCTTGGAGCAGATATTACTGTTGGGGATGCACAACCATTCGGTATTGCAGAATCATTCGGCGGACCGCATTGTGGTTATTTCGCAGTATCGAAAAAATTGATGCGTAAAGTACCAGGCCGTTTAGTTGGAGAAACAACTGACGATCAAGGACGCCGGGGATATGTCTTAACATTGCAAGCCCGTGAACAGCATATTCGTCGCGACAAAGCGACTTCTAACATTTGTTCGAACCAAGCATTGAATGCATTAGCAGCATCTGTAGCAATGACTGCTCTTGGAAAAGAAGGAGTAAAGGAAATCGCGTATCAAAATATTGCCAAAACTGCTTATGCGCGACAAGCATTTGAAAAGGCAGGATTTGATGTGAAGTTTGGTCCCGCTCATTTCAATGAGATTGTTGTAAACTTGAAATCTCCAGTGAAGGAAGTAAACAAACGCTTGCTGGATCAAGGAATTATTGGCGGCTATGATTTAAGTTTATTAGATGAAACATTAGCGAATCATGCGTTAATCGCTGTGACAGAACAACGTACAAAAGAAGAAATCGATGCATTCGTGCAAGAACTGGAGGCTATCCATGCATAA